A stretch of Labrus mixtus chromosome 7, fLabMix1.1, whole genome shotgun sequence DNA encodes these proteins:
- the LOC132977742 gene encoding protein kinase C delta type-like, which produces MAPFLRIAFNSFDLGVLPPLADPPFCAIKMKEALTTERGKTLVQRKPTMYPAWKACFDAHIYEGRVLEVLLMKTAEEPLAEVTVGVSVLAERCKKANGRAEFWVDLHPSGKVMMAVQYFLEGGDTVSKQAAKEEEAPTLHRRRGAIKQAKIHFIKNHEFIATFFRQPTFCSVCREFVWGLNKQGYKCRQCNAAIHKKCIDKIIGRCTGTAANSRDTVFQKERFKIDMPHRFKTNNYMSPTFCDHCGSLLWGIVKQGLKCEDCAMNVHHKCQDKVANLCGINQKLLAEALTQVSQKSSTRRSDPNLTDLPDIGIYDEVSKLAALDINDGSAYGRLWEGSSPRPQSRLTHLTRINVDNFIFHKVLGKGSFGKVLLAELKGHGEYFAVKALKKDVVLMDDDVECTMIEKRVLALAWDNPFLTHLYSTFQTKEHLFFVMEYLNGGDLMFHIQEKGRFELYRATFYSAEIILGLQFLHTKGIIYRDLKLDNVMLDHEGHIKIADFGMCKENVFGENRATTFCGTPDYIAPEILLGQKYSFSVDWWSFGVLLYEMLIGQSPFHGDDEDELFESIRMDTPHYPRWINKEAKDLLERLFERDPTRRLGVVGNICLHPFFKSINWQALEMREVEPPFKPKVKAPNDCSNFDREFLSEKPRLSYSDKNFIDSMDQAAFSGFSFINPKMEHLLEK; this is translated from the exons ATGGCTCCTTTTTTGAGGATTGCCTTCAACTCTTTTGACTTGGGGGTCCTGCCTCCCCTGGCCGACCCGCCTTTCTGTGCAATCAAGATGAAGGAGGCTTTGACAACTG AACGAGGTAAGACCCTGGTTCAGAGGAAACCCACAATGTACCCGGCCTGGAAGGCCTGTTTTGATGCCCACATTTATGAGGGTCGTGTGCTGGAGGTTTTACTGATGAAGACAGCGGAGGAGCCGCTGGCTGAGGTCACTGTTGGAGTTTCTGTCCTTGCTGAGCGCTGCAAGAAAGCCAATGGGCGCGCTGAATTCTGG GTGGATCTGCATCCCTCTGGGAAAGTGATGATGGCAGTGCAGTATTTTCTGGAGGGAGGAGATACAg TAAGTAAACAGGCTGCCAAGGAGGAAGAGGCTCCTACCCTGCACCGTAGACGAGGAGCCATTAAGCAGGCCAAGATCCACTTCATAAAAAACCACGAGTTCATCGCCACCTTTTTCAGACAGCCCactttctgctctgtgtgcaGAGAATTTGTCTG GGGACTCAACAAGCAAGGTTATAAATGCAGAC AATGTAATGCAGCAATCCACAAGAAATGTATAGACAAAATCATTGGGAGATGTACTGGTACTGCTGCCAACAGTCGGGATACTGTG TTCCAGAAGGAGCGCTTTAAAATTGACATGCCACATCGTTTCAAGACCAACAACTACATGAGTCCCACCTTCTGTGACCACTGTGGAAGTCTGCTGTGGGGTATAGTCAAACAAGGACTCAAGTGTGAAG ACTGCGCCATGAATGTCCATCACAAGTGTCAAGATAAAGTAGCCAACCTTTGTGGTATCAACCAGAAACTACTGGCTGAGGCTCTGACACAAGTCAGCCAG AAATCATCCACTCGCCGTTCAGACCCAAACCTGACCGACCTGCCTGATATAGGAATTTATGATGAAGTTAGCAAGCTTGCTGCACTGGATATCAATg ATGGATCTGCCTATGGAAGACTGTGGGAGGGGTCCAGCCCGCGACCTCAGTCTCGTTTGACACATCTGACACGCATCAACGTGGACAACTTCATCTTCCACAAGGTCTTGGGAAAAGGCAGCTTTGGCAAG GTACTGCTGGCAGAGCTGAAGGGTCATGGAGAGTACTTTGCAGTGAAGGCTCTGAAGAAAGATGTCGTGCTGATGGATGACGATGTGGAGTGCACGATGATAGAGAAGAGAGTCTTGGCTTTAGCCTGGGATAACCCCTTCCTCACACACCTCTACTCCACCTTTCAGACCAAG GAACATCTCTTCTTTGTGATGGAGTATCTGAACGGAGGAGACTTGATGTTTCATATTCAGGAGAAAGGGCGCTTTGAACTCTACAGAGCCAC GTTCTACTCCGCCGAGATCATTTTGGGTCTTCAGTTCCTTCATACCAAAGGGATCATCTACAg GGATCTTAAGTTAGACAATGTGATGCTGGATCATGAGGGACACATAAAGATCGCTGACTTCGGCATGTGCAAGGAGAACGTGTTTGGGGAGAATCGGGCCACAACTTTCTGCGGTACTCCTGACTATATCGCTCCAGAG ATCCTGCTGGGACAGAAATACTCCTTCTCTGTTGACTGGTGGTCATTTGGGGTATTGTTGTATGAAATGCTGATTGGTCAGTCGCCTTTCCATGGAGATGATGAGGATGAGTTGTTTGAGTCCATCCGCATGGATACTCCCCACTATCCTCGCTGGATCAACAAGGAAGCCAAGGACCTACTTGAACGG TTGTTTGAGAGGGACCCCACTCGCAGGCTAGGAGTTGTGGGTAATATCTGTTTACATCCCTTCTTCAAGTCTATCAACTGGCAGGCCTTGGAGATGAGAGAGGTTGAGCCCCCCTTCAAACCCAAAGTG AAAGCACCGAATGATTGCAGCAACTTCGACCGGGAGTTCCTCAGTGAGAAGCCACGTCTCTCCTACAGCGATAAGAACTTCATAGACTCCATGGATCAGGCAGCATTCTCTGGCTTTTCATTCATCAACCCTAAGATGGAGCACCTTTTAGAGAAGTAA